In Zhaonella formicivorans, one DNA window encodes the following:
- the lepB gene encoding signal peptidase I, producing MNLWFLNPPPSANLDEKILIKRVVGLPGETISINNGLVYIDGMLLNEPYIYEKANHDFGPYVVPKNSVFVMGDNRNNSYDSRSWGALPINNLIGKAEFRYYPLNEIGILSCKY from the coding sequence GTGAATCTATGGTTCCTCAATCCTCCCCCGTCAGCGAATTTAGACGAAAAAATATTAATAAAAAGAGTTGTTGGTTTACCTGGTGAAACAATTTCTATAAACAACGGGCTTGTTTATATCGACGGGATGTTACTTAATGAGCCTTATATATATGAAAAAGCAAATCATGATTTTGGTCCATATGTAGTACCTAAAAACTCTGTTTTTGTAATGGGTGATAATCGCAACAACAGTTATGACAGTCGGTCATGGGGAGCATTGCCAATTAATAATCTTATTGGTAAAGCCGAATTTCGCTATTATCCTCTAAATGAAATTGGAATTTTAAGTTGTAAATATTAA
- a CDS encoding RNA polymerase sigma factor, with translation MRDETLEQLLLKEANLVFKYLIKMGASKEDAEDIVQETLYKTIKNIDAIDGHNMRAWLFKVAINSYYSLYNKKKKQSTIAADHLQNLKMLTESTEDYCITEEKRKVIQKALDLLKPSYRELLIFKYVMELSYRDIANLLETSEEKVKVYLYRARNKFKEIWEGLNLE, from the coding sequence ATGCGGGATGAAACTTTAGAACAGCTTCTATTAAAGGAAGCCAATCTGGTATTTAAATACCTTATAAAAATGGGAGCTTCCAAAGAAGATGCCGAAGATATTGTACAGGAAACCTTATATAAGACCATAAAAAATATTGATGCAATCGATGGACATAACATGAGAGCATGGCTCTTTAAGGTTGCTATCAACAGTTATTACAGCCTGTACAACAAGAAGAAAAAGCAAAGCACTATTGCCGCAGACCATCTGCAAAATCTGAAAATGCTAACTGAAAGCACGGAAGATTACTGTATAACCGAAGAAAAGAGAAAAGTTATTCAAAAGGCTTTGGACCTCTTGAAGCCATCCTATAGGGAGCTGCTGATTTTCAAGTATGTAATGGAGCTGTCCTATAGAGATATAGCAAATCTTTTAGAAACGAGCGAAGAAAAGGTAAAAGTTTACCTTTATAGAGCCAGGAATAAATTTAAAGAGATCTGGGAGGGGTTGAACCTTGAATAA